The following DNA comes from Thermoanaerobaculales bacterium.
TCGATGATGCTGCAGAGAGTGAAGTGGCTTGCCTGTGCGCTCGTGATGGTGGGCTGTCTCTGGGTTGCCGCGATCGCGTCCGCCGACATGTTCCCGCAGTCGGTGGCGTCGGGCGACCCGCACCCGGACAGCGTGGTGCTGTGGACCCGCCTCGCCAGCCCCGAGATGCCGGATGCGCTCCGGGTCGAGGTGGCCACGGACGAGGAATTCCAGAGCATCGTGGCCACGCGCGACCTGGTGGCGTTGGAGCAGTACGACTGGGTGGTCAAGGCCCGCATCGAAGGGCTCCAGCCCTACACGACCTACTACTATCGTTTCGTCTACGGCAGCGGCGCCGCGATGGAGGTGTCGCCGGTCGGACGGACCAAGACGGCGCCGTCGCCCGACATGGACGTGCCGGTCCGCTTCGCCGTGGTCTACTGCCAGGACTACATCGGCCGCTACTACAACGCGTACTTGAAGCTGCTGCGCGACCACGACGAGGACATCGACTTCGTGGTCCACCTCGGCGACTTGATCTACGAGACGACCGGCGATCCGGAGTTCCAGACGCCGGACCCGGAGCGCCGGATCGATTTCGAGGATCTCGAAGGCGCAATCGCGCTGGGAGGCCCCGACGACCCGTACTACGCCGCGGCGAGCCTCTCCAACTACCGCGACATCTATCGGACCTACCGTTCCGATCCGGTGTACCAGCAGGTGCACGAGCGCTGGCCGATGATCGTGATCTGGGACGACCACGAGTACTCGGACGATGCGTGGGGCGCGACATCGACCTACTTTGCAGGCCGTGTCGACGAGTACAATGAGGCCCGCAAGCTCAACGCCGAGCAGGCCTTCTTCGAGTGGGCGCCGACCGAGATCGGCCTCGGCGACGACGGGACGCTGGAGATCGACGCCAGCGTGCTGTGGCCGAACACCCGGATCTACCGCGACTACCTGTTCGGACGGAACCTCCACCTGGTCCTCACCGACTACCGCACCTACCGGCCCGACCACATCGTCCCCGAGGACGCCTTCCCGGGCACGATCGCGGTCGACGAGCCGGCGCTCATCGAGCTGCTGACCGAGCCGGTGTGGCAGGCAGTCCGGGGCAGCTTCGATCCCTACGTCGACATGGACGTGCTCGGCGCCGCGTTCCCGATCCTCAGGCAAACCGCGACTCTGGCCGCTGCCGGAGGCTACATGCAGGCCGATCCCACGCTCAACATCTCGGCGGCGATCGGGATCGCCGAGCAGGCGCTGAGCGGGAACGTGAGCACGACCGTCCTCAACTCCCTGTTCGCGGGCCTTGGCATCGCGGAGGTGTTCACCCCTGAGGTGACGGCGACGCTGCCGCGCGGCATCTCCTACGCCTATGTGGGCAAGACCGGACTGTACTCGTCGATCGGTTCGCGCAACCAGTACCTGTGGGACACTTTCAACCTGCTTGCGGCCCACCGCTACCTGTCCACCGGCGGCGCCGCCCAGGAGGCCCTCGGTGGCGCGCAGACGGCGTGGCTCCAGGGCACCATGCTGCAAAGTCCGGCGACCTGGAAGGTGCTCGGCTCCTCGGTGATGCTGACCCCGCTGCTGGTCGACTTCACCCACCCGGCCATCGAGCCCATGCTGCCTGACGACTTTCCCCCCTACCTCCGCACCCGGATCGGCATCACGGCCGATGACTGGGACGGCTTCCCGCAGAAGAAGCTGGAGATCCTCGGGCTGCTCGGCGTGGTCCCGAACTCGGTGGTGATCTCCGGCGACATCCACGCGGCCTTCGTCACCGACCACAAGAATGGGGTCTACGAGTTCACCTCGGCGGCGATCTCCTCGGCCACGATCGGCGACGAGGTTGCGCGGCGCATCGGCGAGATTCTCCCGCCGAGCCCGGAGCGCGACCTGCTCCTGCAGTACCTGGCGACGCTGCTCCAGGTCTCCACGATCGGCGACCCGTACACGACGTCCGACATCGTCTATGCCAACACCTGGGCCCACGGCTTCTCGGTGCTGGAGGCCGGCCCTGAGGCGCTGCTGGTCACCCTGTACGAGATCCCGAGCTCCGAAATCTTCACCAGCTACTACGACGACCCGGAGGCGCTCGACGGCCTTTTCCAGACCGTGACCTTCAGGGTCCAGGACGGTGAGCTCATCCCGGGCGGCTGATCCGCGCACGATTTACCGAGCAGGGGCCCGCCCGCGCGGGCCCTTTCTTTTTGCGGAAGGTCGGCGAGAATGGCGCGGTGAGCCCGTGCTCTTTGCCGACCGACTTCGGGCGGCGGCCGCGGCGTTCGGTGGCCCGCTACCACGGCGGGGCGGACCGTCGACGACGCGCTCGCAGCCTCCGAAACCTCGTCGCGGCGCTGCTGCTGTCCGGCGGCGCGGCAGCGGCTGCCGATCGGCCGGCCGCCGTCCCGCCGCCGTGGGAGGTGTGGCGCGACCTGGCCGCGCTGGCCGTGATTCCGACCGGCGATCGCGTGGTCATGCGGTCGAGCCACTGCCCGGACGGGTGCGCTCTCGACCGTCACTCTGCCGATGACAGCCGTTTCCTGCGGTCCGACGGACAGGAAGGGGTGCTGTTCGAGGCTGAGGGGCCGGGCGTCATCACCCGGATCTGGATGACCCAGGGCGACGACGGAGTCAGCGGCCCCCTGGACCCCGAGGTCTGGATCCGGATCGTCGTCGACGGCGAGGTGGCGGTGCAGCTGCCGCTGCCCGACTTCTTCGGCGGCGAGGTGCCGCCGTTCGCCCCCCCGCTCGTCGAGCACCGGCTGATGTCGAGCGGCGGCAACATCAGCCTCGTGCCGATCGCCTATCGGGAGTCCTGCGTCGTGTCGCTCCTCGGTGCCGAGGAGGCGAAGCTCTGGTTCCAGATCACCGCCCACGAGCTGGCGACCGGGGAGGGTGTCGCGCCGTTTACCGGGGAGGAGGATTTGGAGGGCTGGCAGGCGCTGCTCGGGGGGGAGCCTGCGGCCGACCCCTGGGCCGGAGGGCCGTTCCCGACGTCTGCAGGATCGATCGAGCTGGGGCGAGGGACCCGGGCGGTCGTCGCGGCCTTCTCCCGCGCTGATGTGATCAACGGGCTCCTGCTCAGGCTGCCGCGCGACCGCTGGGACGGCGTCGAGCTGCGGCTGCTGTTCGACGGGGCCGTCCGGGTGTCGATGCCGGTCGCCGACTTCTTCGGCGTCGGTGGCGGCGACTCCGAGCCGGTGCGCTCGCTGCTGTTCGGCGCGACCGACGACGACGACCTCTACGCCTACTTCCCGATGCCGTTCTTCGAGAGCGCGGTCGTCGAGCTGGCGCGCGGCCGCACCGGCGCCCGCGGCAAGGTGCCGGTCGAGTTCGCGGTCCGGCGAGTCGGCCGCGCGCCGCACCCGGACAGTGGCCTGTTCGGCGCCGCGAGCAGTGCTGCCGAGTCGACGACGCCGGGCCGGCCACATC
Coding sequences within:
- a CDS encoding alkaline phosphatase D family protein; its protein translation is MMLQRVKWLACALVMVGCLWVAAIASADMFPQSVASGDPHPDSVVLWTRLASPEMPDALRVEVATDEEFQSIVATRDLVALEQYDWVVKARIEGLQPYTTYYYRFVYGSGAAMEVSPVGRTKTAPSPDMDVPVRFAVVYCQDYIGRYYNAYLKLLRDHDEDIDFVVHLGDLIYETTGDPEFQTPDPERRIDFEDLEGAIALGGPDDPYYAAASLSNYRDIYRTYRSDPVYQQVHERWPMIVIWDDHEYSDDAWGATSTYFAGRVDEYNEARKLNAEQAFFEWAPTEIGLGDDGTLEIDASVLWPNTRIYRDYLFGRNLHLVLTDYRTYRPDHIVPEDAFPGTIAVDEPALIELLTEPVWQAVRGSFDPYVDMDVLGAAFPILRQTATLAAAGGYMQADPTLNISAAIGIAEQALSGNVSTTVLNSLFAGLGIAEVFTPEVTATLPRGISYAYVGKTGLYSSIGSRNQYLWDTFNLLAAHRYLSTGGAAQEALGGAQTAWLQGTMLQSPATWKVLGSSVMLTPLLVDFTHPAIEPMLPDDFPPYLRTRIGITADDWDGFPQKKLEILGLLGVVPNSVVISGDIHAAFVTDHKNGVYEFTSAAISSATIGDEVARRIGEILPPSPERDLLLQYLATLLQVSTIGDPYTTSDIVYANTWAHGFSVLEAGPEALLVTLYEIPSSEIFTSYYDDPEALDGLFQTVTFRVQDGELIPGG
- a CDS encoding DUF2961 domain-containing protein; the protein is MSPCSLPTDFGRRPRRSVARYHGGADRRRRARSLRNLVAALLLSGGAAAAADRPAAVPPPWEVWRDLAALAVIPTGDRVVMRSSHCPDGCALDRHSADDSRFLRSDGQEGVLFEAEGPGVITRIWMTQGDDGVSGPLDPEVWIRIVVDGEVAVQLPLPDFFGGEVPPFAPPLVEHRLMSSGGNISLVPIAYRESCVVSLLGAEEAKLWFQITAHELATGEGVAPFTGEEDLEGWQALLGGEPAADPWAGGPFPTSAGSIELGRGTRAVVAAFSRADVINGLLLRLPRDRWDGVELRLLFDGAVRVSMPVADFFGVGGGDSEPVRSLLFGATDDDDLYAYFPMPFFESAVVELARGRTGARGKVPVEFAVRRVGRAPHPDSGLFGAASSAAESTTPGRPHRVLAASGRGKWVGLFAELGSRSGGSRDYLEGDEQVLVDGGPEPLLRGTGVEDFFGGGFYFQIDRPGPVPFRHPLHGMTEDRVEAGGTATTAMYRLMLGDAPIWSTAVEIDLECGPVNQTPIRARTVAYYYSAASAPEPTRDTTAPREP